In one window of Thalassophryne amazonica chromosome 9, fThaAma1.1, whole genome shotgun sequence DNA:
- the dub gene encoding duboraya isoform X1, translating to MRHVNDVENVALRQSVAELAGRFKASAPPPDAAGNKADTPLRRRPPRSLELPEIHRDVQQSSGVTTTLPTKAKRNSALIEKLQANLALSPSALIPSPKSPGFRTPLPSTIAMVTTSSSTVPASPVSLITAVPLTMEESPTSFEAPPTAVEGSILSNMNKGRARLSVRRRPPSRHHRKSSSGDDVGVDNDETDMPPCSPAKPDSKVEGGGAEEDGDEDIFISNGFLRLKSKMEKDKPEEEDQSKANVQPPGGAEEMESSLVQTQEDDPGPTVTGPTEDMTNKLRS from the exons ATGAGGCATGTAAATGATGTG GAGAACGTTGCATTGCGGCAATCGGTGGCAGAACTCGCTGGAAGGTTCAAGGCCTCAGCTCCGCCCCCTGATGCTGCTGGGAACAAAGCG GATACGCCGCTCCGGCGACGGCCACCTCGCTCCTTAGAGCTTCCTGAAATCCACAGAGATGTTCAGCAG TCTTCAGGTGTCACCACGACTCTTCCCACCAAAGCCAAAAGGAACTCAGCACTTATAGAGAAGCTTCAG GCCaatcttgctctctctccctcGGCCCTGATCCCTTCTCCAAAGAGTCCTGGCTTCAGGACACCATTGCCATCGACCATCGCCATGGtaaccacctcatcctccacagTCCCTGCTAGTCCTGTGAGTCTCATCACTGCTGTCCCACTGACGATGGAGGAGAGTCCCACCTCCTTTGAAGCCCCGCCCACTGCAGTGGAGGGATCCATACTGTCCAACATGAACAAG GGACGAGCCCGTCTCTCAGTCCGGCGACGGCCCCCATCCCGCCACCACAGGAAGTCCAGCAGCGGAGATGACGTAGGTGTGGACAATGATGAAACAGACATGCCCCCATGCTCACCTGCAAAACCTGACAGCAAAGTGGAAGGAGGAGGCGCAGAGGAGGACGGAgacgaagacatttttatttcaAACGGGTTCTTGCGCCTCAAATCAAAGATGGAAAAAGACAAACCAGAGGAAGAAGACCAATCAAAGGCCAACGTCCAACCACCAGGAGGCGCAGAGGAGATGGAGTCTTCATTAGTCCAAACCCAAGAGGACGATCCGGGTCCAACAGTAACAGGTCCAACTGAGGACATGACAAACAAACtgag